The nucleotide window ATCTCTAGGAATCCTGCTACCACCACACAGTGCCTCCTACCCATTTTCTTTGCTGCTTCGGATCACTCCCACAAACCATGGGTGCTTGCTGCTTCTCAGCATGCTGGGGCACCCTGCCAGCGAGGCCCCACATTCCTGAGAAAGGGACTAACCAGGCTCTGGCCTGGAGGGACTGTGGCCAGAGAGGGGGCAGCCCTgacaggaaggcagggaggcctGCTGGCTGGGCACAGATGGGAGCTTCCTCTGCTGCAGCAGGTGCTGGGGCCAGCTGCTCCGGCCCCTCAGGCTCGGATCAACAGGATGGGGCAGCCTGGGCGGAAGGAAGCCTGAAGGGAGGGCCACCGCAGCAGACAGAAGCAGAGGCGGGAGATGGGTGGGAGGCAGGAAGAGCTCCCTGGACTGCTGGGCTGGCACCCTTCCCACGGATGAGAGGCACTGACAGGCCTATAGTTCTTATTACTAGTATTGTAGTTTCCCAGCCTGGGCCTCTAGATATACTAGCAAGAACCATTAGATTCTGACAGACTTCGTTCAGCTCACCTTGTGGCTACTGGGAGAGGATTAGCTTTTCACCTGCATAGAAAGGCGAGACAGCTCCCACGAGGGGCAGTGATGCTTATCTGGTGTTCAGCCTGCTCAAAGGTGCTAAAATTTCCTGCTATCTTTAAGCTCTGATCCCACGGCTCTCCTCTCCAAGAGCTGCTGTGAACAGGCACCGGTAGGGGACCTAGAATGTAGCCAAAGCAAAGCCAGGAGCTCCAGGCACGGCCGCGGATTCCTTGCAGAAACCTAGCCTGGGTCCGACGGCGTGGGAGGGGCTTTGACATGGCGATCGtccccacctcacccctaccTAGGTGTACCCTGCAGCCAGGAGAACTGGGAGAGCccagctcctcccccacccccacccctgacgtTTATACACAGGGCTTTTTCCAGGGGCCTTGGGCCAGGGAGGGGCGGGTTTGCTTTGGAAACAGGTCGTAGACTGCAATTTAAACTTTTATCTACACCTAGCTCAGAGCTGGATCCCAAAGCCTCGCGTCGAAGAGAGgctattttgattttttaacaCCCTAAAACTCGCGTCTCGGGCTCCCTGCCACTACacagcagtccctggaggaaggctGGACTGGGCGGGTAGGGGCGGGCACTGAGGACAGCGCCTCAGTTGTAGGAGTACGAGAGGGCGAGGGCGAGCGCGCCGGGGCGGCGCGGGAGCAGGTGTCGCGCCCCAGTGACAGGGGCGCCACCCGTCATGGTACGCAACCCCACGGCTCCGCATGGCCAAAGCCCTGCAGACGTTACAGACAAGCAGCTCGGTGCGCCGCGGAGCTCCGCTTCTCAGCCAGGCGCGCAGCAAGCGCGGCGCTTCCAAATGCAAATTTGTTGGCCGGGGCCCCGCGGGCTGCAGCCACCGCCTCCCTGGGCCGCCTGGCGTCCCGCCCACCTCGCGGCTGGCCCGGGTGGGGCGGCGCGGAGGGCCGGGGCGGAGCTGGCgccgctccccaccccccacgtgGGGCCGGCCTTCCGCGGTGCCGGGCGCGCCGCCGCCGCGCCTCCCAGCTCGGCTCCCGCCCGCGGCGCCGCACCACGAGGCCGGGAGCGGGAACCagcggggctgggggtgggcgggggtgtcACTGAATCAGGTGGCGGTGGGAGTTCCCCCAGGCTGGGCCCAGGGAACATGCTGCCGGCGATTGTGTACACGCTCCACTGACACAGGCTTCACGGTGCCCGGCAGCCGCTGATCACGCGTGGCCCCGCGAGCCCATTGGCCGGCGCCTCACACACCTTTGCCGCTGATTGGCCGGCCGCAggctccgcccccacccccgcccgcggCGCGAGGCAGGCAAAGAGGCTACCTGAATGGGGAGGGGGCAGACGGCGCggagcgcggcggcggcggcagggacGTCGAGTGTCTCAAGGCACACGTCCGTGGCCAGGCAGCCCAGTAGCCCAGCAGCCAGTCAGCTCGCCGGCGGTGGCCAGGCAGCCAGCCATGCTCAACTTCAGTGCCTCTCTCCAGCAGGCTGCGGTAAGTCACCTGGGGATGCCCCTGCCCTCATTTGCCTCGTCGCGTCTGGAGGGCCAGCGGGGACGTGAACCCCGAGTCCCTGACATCCGCCGCGCCTGAGAATGGGGCTGCAGCTGAGTCGTGGGGAGAAGGGGGTTCCTGCCTGCAGACTGTGGAGCTGAGGAGGTCGTGTGGGTTGGGGAGCAGGTCAGGAGACGCGGGATCTGGAGCTCAGAGGGGGAGAGATCCTTCTAAGGTGTGGGGAAAAGGCAGCTCCCGCCGGGATCCCCGGGAGGCAGGTGGAGGATGAGGATGCCCGGGTGCGGTGAAGAGTGGGGAGGGGCTGCTGCCCTGACCCGGTGGATGGGGAGGGGGCGGAAGGAGGCCACCTTGCTGCTGGTCCAGGTGAGAGACGCTCCCGTCTGGATTGGGGATCTGCAGCCAGGGGTGGGGGGTACTGGCTGCGAGCACTGAGGGGCTGGATGCCCGCGGGAGAGTGGGCGGGGGGCTGCTCATCCCGCGGGTCAGCTTGCAAGACGAGGGCTACCTAGCTGTGGGCCGCGGGGAGGGGGCTGCAGAGCTGGGATGGGGGCGCCGGCGTGGGCGTGGAGGGTGGCCCGCGGGCCCGCCAAGGGGAGACGAGGAGTGGCCTCGCTCAGACGTGGGGAAGGGGACTCCCCATCCCCGGCGAGGCAGGTGGCCGCCTCCGGAGGACCCCTCGGAGGGGGCTGGGAGCCGCCTCGGGGACTGCAGGCTGGTAGCGGGGAGCCGCGGCTGCGAGACGCGGGGGCCGCGTGTTGGGGCGGGAGTCGCAGGCAGCGGGGGCTGCACGTCTGGGAACCCGCGGAGACGCGCCGCGGGCGGGGGCCGGAGCCGCCGGAAGTGGCGGGGAAGGACGCGGGAGCCCCGGGGGTGGGCTGAGGTCCCGCGGGCGGCGTGGGTGGGAGCGCCCCGGGCTCGGCCGGGTCCCCGGGGGCTGAGGGCGGGGGCCGGGTTTCCGCGGGCACCCGGCTCCACCTCCGGCAGCTGAGGCGGAGGCCGGGGCGGGCCGGCAGCGGGTGCGCCCGGGGAGCTTCTCGTCCCCGAGTGACCCAGCCCGGGCCTCCGCCAGGGGCGGGAACGAGGCTCGGCCCCGCGGTCGGTTCCTAAGGGAACGGCGGCTCGCGAGGAGCTGGAAGGGGCGGGCGCCTCCCGGAGCCGGCggccggccccgcccctccccgcggCTCGGGCGCGCACTGCCGGGCGGTTGGTGGCGGCGCCCGCGGCCCCTCCCCAGGGCCGGCGCGAGGGCGGGGGCTCGCGGCTCAGGAAGTAGGTGAAAGGTGACGGCGCGGCAATTcccagttcaggtttccagcgcCGCCGGTGCAGCCGCTGATCACGCTTTGTTCACATGCCTCGCCCCCTcctcccgcccgcccccgcccttcgCGGGCCAGCCAATCCGGGCGCGGGCATCCGCGCCGCCCGGCCAATGGCAGGAGCGTGGGGACGTGCGAGTGGCGAGGAATGTTCCCAGTGACTCACCCGCGAGCCTCTTTGAGGTTAGGGCGGCCCCGTTCGTCGGTCCCCGCCAACGAGGATCTCCCCCGCCACCCGCCCCCGCtccgcccctgcccctgcccctcgcTCCCGCCCCTCGTctgccgcccccgcccccgcttcCCTTTCCTGCCTCGCGCCCACTCCCTTTCCTGCCCTTCACCGCTCACACTCCCTCTGCCTTTCCTTTctcgtttttttccccccctttcttcgCCGGAGCGACTCAGGCAGCTTTTCACGCATCCATGCGCTGTCCATCGTCGCTTACATAAAGGCTCGCGCGATTATGCAATTGCATTGCTACTGCTTTATCAACAGCAGTGGCtcgttttcttaaaatttcaaaaCAAATGCATAATGCATTTTTCAAAACCAGCGTTGAGAGTAATCTCCCAATGTACAccatggtttttttccccctcggtGTATCTATACAGTTCCCTACGTTGACCAAGATAATTGGACTCCTTTTAGTGTGGGAGGGGTGTGGGTAGTACCATTTTTAGTGCAATTTAAAGAACTTTTAATATAAAGCGCTACATATACAGCTGTACCAATAATTGCAAACACATGCTGTTATTTCAGTAGTCATCTCTTTAAAAGATTAAAATCGATTGCAGGATTGTTGAAAAGTAtggatagaaaaaaaaaagtatggatagaatattaaaatttgtatcgcttcttggccttttggctaagatcaagtgtaaaattTGGTTGTGTTTTTGTATCGACCACGTTCCCTTTGACTAGCAAACGTGAGGCTGAAAGAGTAACTGGATTTTTTTCCCATAAAACTTAAATGACCTCTTTTAGCATAGTTGAGTGAGTGAATGGTTTCATGTTTCTAATAATCTAACTGTAGGAGCCCCCGAAGATCATACACACTCTGGTCCTTTTTATCACAGAGTACAGAGGGACTTTTCACAAAGGCCCAGCTCCATGTCAGCAGGCGGGAGCTCTGTGCCCACCAGGCTTTGCCTTTGTCAGAAGGTTGTGGACTTTTTTCCTCCCCTCTATGCCTGTGAACCTTTTTGTTTGTGGCACGCTTCCCGAGTTATGTGGTCTGGCCACAGCTATAAGTAGCTACCCTTCTAAGTAGAATAGAAAACGCTCAGATGCTTTCTTTTGGCTCACAAAATGCAGGTTTCATGCCATGATATATTTGGTCCATGGTCATCTTTCTAGTAATCAGGTGTGCTCACTACCCTGCAAAAATACCCGAGTTCATACCGAAGAGTAGGGATGAAAGCACTTCATTTGGAAAGTTgtaaattgttattttaaaaaaaggaaatgtccATGCCTctatatgaataagaatgtgcGTATAAGCTTTGCTGTTGTTCTTACAGGAGGAAAGAATGGAAATGATTTCCGAAAGGTATTCCTGGAACAAAGCGGCAGAGAAGAGTGATTTTGAAGCTGTGGAAGCTCTCATGTCCATGAGCTGCAGCTGGAAGTCCGATTTTAAGAAGAAATACCTGGAACATCGACCGGTGACTCCTGTGTCTGACATGTCAGAAGAAGAGAATCTGCTTCCAGGAACACCCGACTTTCATACAATCCCAGCTTTTGTAAGTATTCCTGTTTTTAAGGTGACTGTGAACGAAAGCGTCTCTGGTGCTTTGCATGATGAACACAAATTTCTCTTGCTGACGCCTTTGTATTTCTCTCCTCTGTAGTGCTTGACTCCACCGTACAGTCCTTGCGACTTTGAACCCTCTCATGTGTCCAATCTGATGGCATCAGCGCCATCTACCGGACACTTCAAGACATTCCCAGACATTTCCAAGCCTCACCTTGCTGCCCCTTTCAAAGAGGAAGAGAAGGCTCCTGCACCAGCTCCCAAACTCCCCAAAGCTCAGGCAACCAGTGTGATTCGTCATACGGCTGACGCCCAGCTCTGTAACCACCGGTCCTGCCCCGTGAAAGCCGCCAGCATCCTCAACTATCAGGACAATTCTTTCCGAAGAAGAACTCACCTGAATGCCGAGGCAGCCAGAAAGAACGTGCCGTGTGCAGCTGTGTCACCAAACCGATCCAAATGTGAGAGGAGCGCGGAGGCCGATGCTGCGGAGAAGGCCCGAGCAGCTGCACTTCATGACTTTCCTTCCTCAGAGACGGTCATCTGTAGCTCTCAGTCCGCTCCCGGCTCACCACAGCAGAAGTCTGTGCTGGTCGCTCCACCTGCTGCAGGGCCAGTAGGGGGAGTGCCGCCGATGCCGGTCATCTGCCAGATGGTGCCCCTCCCTGCCAGCAACCCTGTAGTGACCACAGTCGTTCCCAGCACTCCGCCCAGCCAGCCGCCAGCTGTGTGCCCGCCTGTTGTGTTCATGGGCACTCAGGTGCCCAAAGGGACTGTCATGTTTGTCGTACCCCAGCCTGTTGTCCAGAACCCAAAGCCCCCCGTAGTGAGCCCCAACGGCACCAGACTTTCTCCCATCGCCCCTGCTCCAGGCTTCCCTGCTTCCTCCGCGAAAGTCACCCCACAGATCGACTCATTGAGGATAAGAAGTCACATCTGTAGCCACCCGGGTTGCGGCAAGACGTACTTTAAAAGCTCGCACCTGAAGGCCCACATGAGAACACATACAGGTACCCAACCCCGTCTTCTTTTCTCTGGGGCACTTAGAGGAATATGGTTCTAGCTTATGAGCACCACTGTGAACCAGTGTGTCGAGGAAGAGCTGTCCCTTCCGTGCCAGTTCACTGGATGATGTTCACCAGAGCAAGGGCCTCCCACCTCACATGACGAttctttagatggctgcttagggCCTTTGATCATAATGTACCTTTGAGGTGTGTCACAGTTGAAGTTGGGGGTTTTTGGTATTTTTATTCATGTGATAGGGTGACGGTTGAAAGTAAAGTAGTGCTGTCCATCTGATACTCATTTGAGAGTTTATTAATTTACCTTATCTTATTACTTAGCCTTTAGGACTTGAAACAGCTTGGACCTTCCGAGGGAAGTGAACACAGTAACGATGGcctgaatttctttgtttcaGGAGAGAAGCCATTCAGCTGCAGCTGGAAAGGTTGCGAAAGGCGGTTTGCACGATCTGATGAACTGTCCAGGCACAGGCGGACCCACACAGGCGAGAAGAAATTCGCCTGTCCCATGTGTGACCGGCGCTTCATGAGGAGTGACCACCTGACCAAGCACGCCCGGCGCCACCTCTCTGCCAAGAAGCTCCCAAACTGGCAGATGGAAGTGAGCAAGTTAAATGACATTGCTCCGCCTCCAACCCCTGCTCCCACGCAGTGATAGGTCAGAAGGTGGAGACTCAGGACTAAGTTTTGGTGATAGCCGAAAGCCAGCGGTGATACAGACAAACCAAAACACACTTCCACTGCAAGTCTGTGGCCCTCCACAGTGTGGGCCGAAAGCAGGAGTGGCACCGTCTGGGGCGAAGGTCCGGCCTGCATGAGAGAAGCAGAAGTGTTGGGGCCACAGGCAGGTCACAGAGAACGGCAGGCTTCCTTTCTTGTGCATCAGAGAGACGAGAAAGCCCATCCATATTCTTTCGACTGTTTTCTTTTGAAGGTTTCCGATGAGATCAGCAGAGGTAGCACAGGTTTTGAACTTGTGTTCCCAGGTTATGACACTTCCCTTCGCTGTTAATACTTGAGACCAACTTTTCAATGTGATTCTCCTAAAGGCACTGGTTTCAAGAGTGTAAGCGACCGGAACTCAGCATTACGGTACAGAGATGGGATCGTTCGAGTAGTATCCATTGCAAATACACCGTCACCTTTTCCGAGAGTTCTCTTGTTTACTATTCCTAGTCCTTGCAGTCAACTTTGTGGGCATAGCTGTTAAGTGCATCTAGAACTAGCATTTTTTATACTCTTGCCTTTGGAATTGAGCGCTGGCTGTATATTGCTACGGAGGGCCCGAAGGATTTGGAACCCTCGTTAATTTAATTGCTTTGAGATACGTAGCAACATTTTTTTGGGGTGGCACTTTTTGTTTTGAAAGTTTAACAAATTACTCTCTCTAGTCATTTTATTATGCTTTGGGCTTTAGTTTGCCTGCCGTTTCTTGTGTAGATTTGAAATTGTGTACCGGTGTGTTTCCCATAGACTCTTAAGATACATTGCACTTTGtgtaggaaggaaaaaaatcGGAAGATAAAAACATTTATTCTGAAGAAAGACTGTCAGCCAACTCCGTGAAAAAGATTGCTTTTGTCATCGATAAAGTACCCGCCCTTGTGCTGTGAGGCTGTAACAGGTGCAAGTAGAAAGTGACTCTTTCCAATGGACAAAGGTGGTCTTCTCAGGAGTTTGGGGGAGATGCACAACTAGATAGGTCGACAAATTATTAGAACATTCACTTTAGTGAACAGTATTTCTGTTATATTCTGTTGTATAGTGGATGATACACAGTGATAAAAAGTTTCTGCTCAGTTAAATCCTTGTGACTCTTACAATTTGCACAATATTTCTTTGGTTGTACTTTATATCTTGTTTACAATAAAGAATTTCCTTTGATACATATCACTGGTTGGTTGTGTTTTTTGAAAACTCGCTCTAACCTTGGTTTTGTGAGCTTTCGGTGCTATCCAGTGGCTTCCTTTTAAAGTTTCCCCGGGGGCCTCGCTCCCATGTATAGCATCTGTGTCGGTACTAGGGTAATCTGAGAGCCAGGTGGTTCTAAGGAGCCAATACATtgtcattttggtttttttttttaatttcactgaCATTGTGCTCACGTCCTCAGTGCACACCGTATGGaaggtgttgtgtgtgtgttcgaGAAGTTCAGTAACTTGCCCAAAGTCCCTAAGCTGAGTGGTGAACTCAGTCACAATCCGGACCccacagagagagaaaaggagtcATGAGTCATTCCAATTTACAGTTCACCTCCGACATAAGATTATCGGACTGTGACTTggttgttgtgtgtgtgagtttttTGGATTTTTACATTTTAGGGTTTGGGGCTTGATCTATCTTCCTCTGGCCCCCAGCACTGAGGAACCACCATCGTGAGTAATTACAACCACGGAGCCCGCTG belongs to Tenrec ecaudatus isolate mTenEca1 chromosome 5, mTenEca1.hap1, whole genome shotgun sequence and includes:
- the KLF10 gene encoding Krueppel-like factor 10 produces the protein MLNFSASLQQAAEERMEMISERYSWNKAAEKSDFEAVEALMSMSCSWKSDFKKKYLEHRPVTPVSDMSEEENLLPGTPDFHTIPAFCLTPPYSPCDFEPSHVSNLMASAPSTGHFKTFPDISKPHLAAPFKEEEKAPAPAPKLPKAQATSVIRHTADAQLCNHRSCPVKAASILNYQDNSFRRRTHLNAEAARKNVPCAAVSPNRSKCERSAEADAAEKARAAALHDFPSSETVICSSQSAPGSPQQKSVLVAPPAAGPVGGVPPMPVICQMVPLPASNPVVTTVVPSTPPSQPPAVCPPVVFMGTQVPKGTVMFVVPQPVVQNPKPPVVSPNGTRLSPIAPAPGFPASSAKVTPQIDSLRIRSHICSHPGCGKTYFKSSHLKAHMRTHTGEKPFSCSWKGCERRFARSDELSRHRRTHTGEKKFACPMCDRRFMRSDHLTKHARRHLSAKKLPNWQMEVSKLNDIAPPPTPAPTQ